One Lactobacillus sp. ESL0785 DNA window includes the following coding sequences:
- the nusB gene encoding transcription antitermination factor NusB, which produces MNQHESRRVAMQAVYLANQDVKLEPADVEAKTVVALDLKELSAYSKTLITGIIAKRDELKGELASHLKKNWRINRINQITLAILEVALYEIKYSDEIEPKAAVNEALNLCDEFADPKTKPFINGVLANFVEK; this is translated from the coding sequence ATGAATCAACACGAGAGTCGTAGAGTTGCGATGCAGGCGGTTTATTTAGCTAATCAAGATGTTAAATTAGAACCTGCAGATGTTGAAGCCAAAACTGTTGTAGCACTTGATTTAAAAGAACTTTCTGCTTATTCGAAAACTCTAATTACGGGCATAATTGCTAAACGCGATGAATTGAAGGGCGAACTTGCCAGTCATTTGAAGAAGAATTGGCGGATTAATCGGATTAATCAGATTACCCTTGCAATTTTGGAAGTTGCCTTATACGAAATTAAGTATAGTGATGAAATTGAGCCTAAGGCAGCAGTAAATGAGGCTTTAAATTTGTGTGACGAATTTGCTGATCCGAAGACAAAACCATTTATTAATGGTGTTTTGGCAAATTTTGTTGAAAAATAA
- the rplU gene encoding 50S ribosomal protein L21: protein MYAIIKTGGKQYKVAEGDAVFVEKLDVEEGKEVTFDEVILVSDGKDVKIGNPLVKGAKVTAKVEKQGKEKKVVTFKYKPKKHSHSKYGHRQPYTKVTVEKIEA from the coding sequence ATGTACGCAATTATTAAAACCGGTGGTAAGCAATATAAAGTTGCTGAAGGCGACGCTGTTTTTGTAGAAAAGCTTGATGTAGAAGAAGGCAAAGAAGTTACCTTTGATGAAGTCATTCTTGTTTCTGATGGTAAAGATGTTAAAATCGGTAACCCATTGGTTAAGGGTGCTAAAGTAACTGCTAAAGTTGAAAAGCAAGGTAAGGAAAAGAAAGTTGTAACTTTCAAGTACAAGCCTAAGAAGCACTCACATTCAAAGTATGGTCACCGTCAACCTTATACTAAGGTTACAGTTGAAAAGATTGAAGCTTAA
- a CDS encoding BspA family leucine-rich repeat surface protein: protein MKKCIDKKKNKITVLMLATLLGINLMATDIVTVHADNVNSSEDTTFSALWTGKDGECDWSYDIVTRTLTISASSRGKQLGTKILTGQTGGLIPWSNWIEHINFATPVSLAINSGGKFSYLYNLKTIDNFNLVDTSKVVNMSELFSNDDKLYKLDLSGINTSKVANVTNMFYGDKKLTQLDLSRLDLSHVPAAKKRGMLTNSGLDNKPESTQTGAVAHVGK from the coding sequence ATGAAAAAATGTATTGATAAAAAGAAAAATAAAATAACCGTGTTAATGTTGGCAACGCTATTGGGAATAAATCTCATGGCAACTGACATTGTTACAGTTCATGCAGATAATGTGAATTCCTCTGAGGATACTACTTTTTCTGCTTTGTGGACGGGAAAAGATGGTGAGTGTGACTGGTCCTATGATATTGTTACTAGAACTTTGACAATCAGTGCTAGCAGTCGCGGCAAGCAGTTAGGGACTAAGATACTTACAGGTCAGACAGGTGGTCTTATTCCTTGGAGTAATTGGATAGAGCATATTAATTTTGCAACACCAGTTAGCTTGGCAATTAATTCTGGTGGAAAATTTAGTTATTTGTATAATTTAAAGACAATTGATAATTTTAACCTCGTTGATACAAGTAAAGTAGTTAATATGTCAGAGCTATTTAGCAATGATGATAAGTTATACAAACTGGATTTAAGTGGGATTAATACAAGCAAGGTCGCAAACGTAACCAATATGTTTTATGGTGATAAAAAGTTAACCCAACTTGACTTGAGTAGGCTTGATCTTAGTCATGTGCCGGCTGCTAAGAAAAGAGGGATGTTAACCAACTCAGGTTTAGATAATAAACCTGAGTCTACACAAACTGGTGCAGTTGCTCATGTAGGCAAGTAA
- a CDS encoding SLAP domain-containing protein encodes MQEKKTKNLLKLAASVSLFTFGSIIFSSQLVHADNTSQEPEIIDYDKFTPLALPAGQEEVIPTNTVLTKNSETAKLSLANWQDMPDGTTFVWGSKPATIINGLATGSVNVTLPDGTFKYTLVRVRIAGQKQIKLKHATYLFNATGKQLNSTILAAGSIVNINGTKDIKGHTFYQLNNQYYLPLKTFKVKPKDQLKAAKGTKRIMHSTYLYDAKSHRANGLLLKAGSYVKIQKIKGTFGQQANIHYAGGRYFYLIDNNFYVPQSNISGRGIEWSDHAATLYNTKGKKIGKIPAHTPYNTYGDPIKLNGKAYYIIGKGKMISVKF; translated from the coding sequence ATGCAAGAAAAAAAGACTAAGAATTTACTTAAACTTGCCGCTTCAGTCAGCTTGTTCACATTTGGCAGTATTATCTTTTCAAGTCAATTGGTGCACGCTGACAACACTAGCCAAGAACCTGAAATAATCGACTACGATAAATTCACGCCACTAGCATTGCCGGCAGGACAAGAGGAAGTTATCCCAACTAACACAGTATTAACTAAAAATTCTGAGACCGCTAAACTGAGTCTAGCTAATTGGCAAGACATGCCTGATGGCACTACTTTTGTTTGGGGTAGTAAACCAGCAACTATTATCAATGGCTTAGCTACTGGCAGCGTTAACGTGACTTTACCAGATGGTACTTTTAAGTATACTTTGGTCAGAGTTAGAATTGCTGGGCAAAAACAGATCAAACTTAAACATGCTACCTATTTATTTAATGCTACTGGTAAACAGCTAAACAGCACAATTTTAGCAGCGGGTTCAATTGTCAATATTAACGGTACTAAAGACATTAAAGGCCATACTTTTTACCAGTTAAATAATCAATATTACCTACCACTAAAAACCTTTAAAGTTAAGCCTAAAGACCAACTTAAGGCTGCTAAGGGCACCAAACGCATCATGCACAGTACCTACCTATATGATGCTAAAAGTCATCGAGCAAACGGTTTGCTGCTAAAGGCTGGTTCATACGTCAAAATTCAAAAAATCAAGGGAACTTTTGGACAGCAAGCAAATATTCATTATGCTGGCGGTCGCTATTTTTACCTAATTGATAATAATTTTTATGTTCCACAAAGCAACATTAGTGGACGCGGAATTGAATGGTCAGATCATGCCGCCACCCTGTATAACACTAAGGGTAAAAAAATCGGTAAAATACCAGCACACACACCATATAACACCTACGGTGATCCAATTAAGCTCAATGGTAAAGCCTACTACATTATCGGCAAAGGTAAAATGATTTCAGTGAAGTTTTAA
- the efp gene encoding elongation factor P, whose amino-acid sequence MTMISVNEFKNGLTIQFNNDLWRIVEFQHVKPGKGSAFVRSKLKSLTTGAVQENTFRSTAKVETAEIETKGMQYLYNDGSSYVFMDTTTYDQLAIPNEQIKDEANYLKENMDVSVIMHEGRTLGVQLPNTVDLAVAKTEPNIKGDTSSGGGKPATMETGLVVNVPFFINEGDVLTINTVDGTYVSRANK is encoded by the coding sequence ATGACAATGATTTCAGTTAACGAATTTAAGAACGGCCTGACTATTCAATTTAATAATGATTTATGGCGGATTGTTGAATTCCAACACGTAAAGCCAGGTAAGGGTAGTGCTTTTGTTCGCTCAAAGCTTAAGAGCTTGACTACAGGTGCAGTTCAGGAAAATACTTTCCGTTCAACTGCTAAGGTAGAAACTGCAGAAATTGAAACCAAAGGAATGCAATATTTGTATAATGATGGTTCAAGTTATGTATTCATGGACACAACGACCTATGATCAATTAGCAATTCCTAATGAGCAAATTAAAGATGAAGCTAACTATTTAAAAGAAAATATGGATGTTAGTGTAATCATGCATGAAGGTCGGACTTTGGGAGTACAATTGCCGAATACTGTTGATTTGGCAGTTGCTAAAACTGAGCCAAATATTAAGGGCGATACATCTTCTGGTGGTGGTAAGCCAGCAACGATGGAAACAGGCTTGGTAGTTAACGTTCCGTTCTTTATTAATGAAGGCGACGTCTTAACTATTAATACGGTCGACGGTACATACGTATCTCGCGCAAATAAGTAG
- a CDS encoding Xaa-Pro peptidase family protein, protein MNEQDQLLTLLNRRITVVTKLIKEQGADGLLIFNQANYRYLTNFTGEEAQLILTAAGDRILLSDSRFADQIKAQAPGELTVIMKHGNQDAEISKQLKQANLKKVLVEGEFISAVEFANLQKLNPEIEFSLTEELVERVRNVKDELELAALKQAISISMDSFNGILPLIQPGAIERNIGAKLDYLFKVNGGEGPSFDTIIASGVRSAWAHGVASNKMIEDGDMVVIDFGAFYHGYAADITRTVSVGKVDHEMHQIYNIVHEAQRRGIAAAVAGNHGKDVDCAARDYIQEQGYGQYFGHGIGHGIGLEIHELCQPALPFGKQELVNNMVHTVEPGIYLPGKGGVRIEDDILVHDQTPETLSTLPKDELISL, encoded by the coding sequence ATGAACGAACAAGATCAACTGCTGACACTTTTAAATAGGCGGATTACCGTGGTTACTAAATTGATTAAAGAGCAAGGAGCCGACGGTCTACTTATTTTTAATCAAGCTAACTACCGCTATTTAACGAACTTTACTGGTGAAGAAGCACAATTAATTTTAACAGCTGCAGGAGACAGAATTTTATTGTCTGATTCCCGTTTTGCTGATCAAATTAAGGCACAGGCTCCTGGTGAACTGACCGTAATTATGAAGCATGGTAATCAAGACGCTGAGATCAGTAAGCAATTAAAGCAAGCTAACCTCAAGAAAGTATTGGTTGAAGGTGAGTTTATTTCGGCAGTTGAATTTGCTAATTTACAAAAATTAAATCCAGAGATTGAATTTTCCTTAACTGAAGAATTGGTTGAACGGGTACGTAATGTTAAAGATGAATTGGAGCTGGCTGCTCTAAAGCAGGCAATCAGTATCTCTATGGATAGCTTTAATGGCATTTTACCGTTAATTCAACCGGGAGCAATCGAACGTAATATTGGTGCTAAGCTTGATTATTTGTTTAAAGTTAATGGCGGTGAAGGCCCGAGTTTTGATACAATTATTGCCTCAGGCGTCCGCTCTGCATGGGCACATGGTGTTGCCAGTAACAAGATGATTGAAGACGGCGACATGGTGGTAATTGACTTTGGTGCTTTTTATCATGGTTATGCTGCTGACATCACTCGAACTGTGTCTGTTGGCAAAGTTGATCATGAAATGCATCAGATTTACAACATTGTGCATGAAGCACAACGACGTGGAATTGCCGCTGCAGTTGCTGGTAATCATGGTAAGGATGTTGATTGTGCTGCTAGAGATTACATTCAAGAGCAAGGCTATGGTCAATATTTCGGCCACGGGATTGGTCATGGAATTGGTTTAGAAATTCATGAATTATGCCAGCCAGCTTTACCATTTGGTAAGCAAGAATTGGTAAATAATATGGTGCATACAGTTGAACCGGGAATATATTTACCGGGTAAGGGTGGCGTTAGAATTGAAGACGACATTTTAGTTCACGATCAAACGCCGGAAACTTTGTCCACCTTGCCTAAAGACGAATTAATTTCTTTGTAA
- a CDS encoding exodeoxyribonuclease VII small subunit, producing MATKNNFEEQLTELQKIVANLENGNVPLEDALKEFQAGVKLSRDLNQKLTAAEETVAKLIDSDGTEHKLDPNNAAAPEE from the coding sequence ATGGCAACGAAGAATAATTTTGAAGAACAATTAACAGAATTACAAAAAATTGTGGCAAATTTAGAAAACGGCAATGTACCACTAGAAGATGCCCTAAAAGAATTTCAAGCGGGGGTAAAGCTTAGCCGAGATTTAAATCAAAAATTAACAGCAGCTGAGGAAACAGTTGCTAAATTAATCGATAGTGATGGTACGGAACATAAGTTGGATCCTAATAATGCCGCAGCGCCAGAGGAATAA
- the rpmA gene encoding 50S ribosomal protein L27, giving the protein MNILGLKLFAHHKGGGSTANGRDSAGRRLGAKAADGQTIHAGSIIYRQRGTHIHPGKNVGQGGDDTLFALVNGVVKFERLDKYRKQVSVIPVEEEAK; this is encoded by the coding sequence ATGAATATTTTAGGTCTTAAATTATTTGCCCACCACAAGGGTGGAGGTTCTACTGCTAACGGTCGTGACTCAGCTGGTCGTCGTTTAGGCGCTAAGGCTGCTGATGGTCAAACTATTCACGCAGGTTCAATTATTTACCGTCAACGTGGTACACACATTCACCCAGGCAAGAATGTTGGTCAAGGTGGAGACGATACTTTGTTTGCATTAGTTAACGGAGTAGTTAAGTTTGAACGTCTGGACAAGTACAGAAAACAAGTTTCTGTTATTCCAGTCGAAGAAGAAGCTAAGTAA
- a CDS encoding TlyA family RNA methyltransferase: MTKKRADILLAEQGLFHSRTQAQRAIMAGLVSDHNHQRIDKSGTSFPEDEQFYVKDDGKKYVSRGGFKLEKALKSFQIDLQDKICLDIGASTGGFTDVALQNGAKMVYALDVGYNQLAWQLRDDQRVVVMEKQNFRYSKPADFTQGLPDFAMTDVSFISLDLIMPPMYQILKNGCDAVCLIKPQFEAGPENVGKHGIVHDHAVHCAVIEHTIEQALATGFNVLDVDYSPIKGGKGNIEFLIHLQKEEQSGGQRLWSGTPEEVVERAVHEL, encoded by the coding sequence ATGACTAAGAAACGAGCCGATATTTTACTAGCAGAACAAGGACTATTTCATTCAAGAACGCAAGCACAGCGGGCAATTATGGCTGGACTTGTGTCTGATCATAATCATCAGCGAATTGATAAAAGTGGCACAAGTTTTCCTGAAGATGAACAGTTTTACGTTAAAGATGATGGTAAAAAGTATGTTTCTCGCGGTGGTTTTAAATTAGAGAAGGCATTAAAATCTTTTCAAATTGATTTGCAAGATAAGATTTGTTTAGATATTGGTGCTTCAACTGGTGGTTTTACTGATGTTGCTTTACAAAATGGCGCCAAAATGGTCTATGCATTGGATGTTGGATATAACCAATTAGCGTGGCAGTTGCGTGATGATCAACGCGTAGTAGTTATGGAGAAACAAAATTTTCGGTATAGTAAGCCAGCAGATTTTACGCAAGGCTTGCCTGACTTTGCGATGACCGATGTTTCGTTTATTTCACTAGACTTGATTATGCCACCAATGTATCAAATTTTAAAAAATGGTTGTGATGCCGTCTGCTTAATTAAGCCGCAATTTGAAGCTGGTCCGGAAAATGTTGGTAAGCACGGGATTGTGCATGATCATGCGGTTCATTGTGCGGTAATTGAGCATACGATTGAACAAGCGTTAGCAACGGGATTTAATGTGCTAGATGTTGACTATTCCCCAATTAAGGGTGGTAAGGGTAATATTGAATTTCTAATTCATTTACAAAAAGAAGAACAAAGTGGCGGTCAAAGATTATGGTCAGGTACGCCAGAAGAGGTTGTAGAACGCGCGGTTCATGAGCTTTAG
- a CDS encoding SLAP domain-containing protein yields MKLTKKLNILLAVMLLGSPCLTMIQSQKVQAVKKTPKNTLEIIDSPFIYQANGKRYRYYDSIPGVTLDINTDRKGYAHLDCDSDDNEFHYTGQTALIKGKKYYRIAKNAYINAKYVIGVNGKNLQKGKLMLNHNSNIYHQNGKKTGKTLTKDTLVTYADRRKTTTKIPKYFYYISNQQYGYLPTHKIHGKDYYALGNNQYINAKNIGRINGTVAHYNGITTAVVTANTTTQYISNIGTNHQLKKGQKVKIDRTVTPWAEDFDGYIYHLHDYPDEYLDQSLLKLRNDPPIADYNEMAYRTFSSTSNAPIKLYSNLGTELSKPLTPLKDEAVSADGLFYLWNNKTQKAELFYHLFRQNNDVIPASDPERMTFSNSFVKADAIKFTNNYITLKPLNSPQDAQADQVTATTADKKELAQLFMAGQKNLNAIAIDASLKNNYENALGIAAVTLRSTSVSRGEVKEVIWLVKTTKKQLQSLYFEDWS; encoded by the coding sequence ATGAAATTAACTAAAAAATTAAACATTCTGCTAGCTGTCATGCTGCTTGGTAGTCCCTGTTTAACCATGATACAATCACAAAAAGTACAGGCTGTTAAAAAAACACCCAAAAATACGCTTGAAATAATCGATAGTCCTTTCATTTATCAGGCAAATGGCAAACGTTACCGTTATTATGACAGCATCCCTGGTGTTACTCTTGATATTAATACTGACAGAAAAGGTTACGCTCATTTAGATTGTGACAGTGATGATAACGAATTTCACTATACTGGTCAAACTGCTTTAATTAAAGGTAAAAAATATTACCGCATTGCTAAAAATGCTTATATTAATGCTAAGTATGTGATTGGCGTTAATGGTAAAAACCTGCAAAAAGGTAAATTAATGCTCAACCATAATTCTAATATTTATCATCAAAATGGCAAAAAAACAGGAAAAACTTTAACTAAAGATACGTTAGTCACCTATGCTGATAGAAGAAAGACGACCACGAAAATTCCTAAGTATTTTTATTATATTAGTAATCAACAGTATGGTTATTTGCCTACTCACAAAATCCACGGTAAAGATTACTATGCTTTAGGCAATAATCAATATATTAATGCCAAAAATATTGGCAGAATCAACGGCACAGTTGCCCACTATAATGGCATCACAACTGCCGTCGTGACAGCAAATACTACCACCCAATATATTTCAAATATCGGCACCAATCATCAACTTAAAAAGGGACAAAAAGTTAAAATTGACCGGACTGTTACTCCATGGGCAGAAGATTTTGATGGTTACATCTACCACTTGCATGATTATCCTGATGAATATCTTGATCAAAGTCTGCTTAAGTTAAGAAATGATCCCCCCATCGCTGATTATAATGAAATGGCCTATCGAACTTTCTCCTCGACTTCAAACGCGCCAATTAAGCTCTATTCTAATCTAGGCACCGAACTTTCTAAGCCACTAACACCACTAAAAGATGAAGCTGTCAGCGCCGATGGTCTATTTTATCTTTGGAACAATAAGACTCAAAAAGCAGAATTATTCTATCATTTATTCCGGCAAAACAATGATGTAATTCCTGCTTCTGATCCCGAACGAATGACTTTTAGTAACAGTTTCGTTAAAGCAGATGCAATTAAATTCACCAACAACTACATTACTTTGAAACCACTAAATAGTCCGCAAGATGCTCAAGCTGATCAAGTAACTGCAACAACAGCTGACAAAAAAGAATTGGCTCAATTATTTATGGCTGGACAAAAAAACCTAAATGCTATCGCTATTGATGCTAGCCTGAAGAATAACTATGAAAATGCCTTGGGAATAGCAGCAGTAACTTTAAGATCAACTTCTGTTAGCCGCGGTGAAGTCAAAGAAGTTATCTGGCTAGTAAAAACAACTAAAAAGCAACTTCAGTCATTATATTTTGAAGATTGGAGTTAA
- a CDS encoding Asp23/Gls24 family envelope stress response protein → MADSSKIVLDDKNNGEEIEIDPSVLEVIMGIAAEKVDGVAEMRGSVRSGINRVLGREDRSKGVTVRLDEDHNLIADVYISVEAGSYVPKIAMNLQKDLQEQVEQMTDLTFKEINVHVTGLVFPEDEDKEDSQTAKLFSDIDEKSKNESTRES, encoded by the coding sequence ATGGCAGATAGTTCAAAAATTGTCTTAGATGATAAAAATAACGGTGAAGAAATCGAAATTGATCCTAGTGTTCTTGAAGTTATCATGGGCATTGCTGCCGAAAAAGTTGACGGTGTTGCCGAAATGCGCGGCAGTGTCAGATCTGGAATTAACCGAGTTCTAGGACGTGAGGATCGCAGTAAAGGTGTCACAGTTAGACTTGATGAAGACCATAATCTAATTGCTGATGTTTATATCAGTGTTGAAGCAGGTAGTTATGTACCTAAAATTGCAATGAATTTGCAAAAAGACTTGCAAGAGCAAGTTGAGCAAATGACTGATTTAACCTTTAAAGAAATTAATGTTCACGTAACCGGTTTAGTTTTCCCAGAGGATGAAGATAAGGAAGACAGTCAGACGGCAAAATTGTTTTCTGACATTGATGAAAAGAGTAAAAATGAATCAACACGAGAGTCGTAG
- a CDS encoding tetrahydrofolate dehydrogenase/cyclohydrolase catalytic domain-containing protein, whose translation MGQILDGQQLANLRACNLKKEVADLKKQDIKPLFCVINIGNDPSSKIYLRTKKRRAEAIGIEQRVYQLPVDEKQVYLLALIDQLNAAEEVNGIMIQLPVPEQINLSEALDHINPEKDVDCLTPSNVGRLWRGDHFVEPATAHGILALLQHYQIGLRGKNVVIIGRSSIVGKPLAALMLEQDATVSILHLKTQNLSEYTKRADILVSAAGQAGLVTANMIKPGAVIVDVGINRIAGKIVGDVDFAEVAPQASYITPVPGGVGPLTVESLMEQVVKLTRRNHGR comes from the coding sequence ATGGGGCAAATTCTAGATGGGCAACAGTTAGCGAATTTGCGGGCATGTAATCTTAAAAAAGAAGTTGCAGATTTAAAAAAGCAGGACATAAAACCATTATTTTGCGTAATTAATATTGGTAATGATCCAAGTAGTAAAATATATTTACGAACGAAAAAAAGACGAGCTGAAGCTATTGGGATTGAACAACGGGTATATCAATTACCAGTTGATGAAAAGCAGGTTTATCTGCTAGCTTTAATTGATCAGTTGAATGCCGCTGAGGAAGTTAATGGTATTATGATTCAACTACCGGTTCCCGAACAGATTAATTTAAGTGAAGCCTTAGATCATATTAACCCTGAAAAAGATGTTGATTGCTTAACGCCAAGCAATGTTGGTCGTTTGTGGCGCGGCGATCATTTTGTTGAACCAGCAACGGCCCATGGTATTTTGGCATTATTACAGCATTATCAGATTGGCTTGCGTGGAAAAAACGTGGTAATTATTGGTCGCAGTAGCATTGTTGGCAAACCACTAGCAGCTTTAATGCTTGAGCAGGATGCGACGGTTTCGATTTTGCACTTGAAGACGCAGAACCTTTCAGAATATACTAAGAGAGCGGATATTTTGGTTTCAGCGGCGGGACAAGCAGGTCTAGTAACTGCTAATATGATTAAACCCGGTGCAGTTATTGTAGATGTTGGCATTAATCGAATAGCTGGCAAAATTGTCGGTGACGTTGACTTTGCAGAAGTAGCACCACAGGCCAGTTATATTACACCAGTTCCCGGCGGGGTAGGACCATTAACTGTTGAGTCACTAATGGAGCAGGTTGTGAAGTTAACGAGGAGAAATCATGGCAGATAA
- the xseA gene encoding exodeoxyribonuclease VII large subunit gives MADNKYLTVTDLNYYITQKFKNDPYLHKVFLQGELSNFRFRRNSHQYFSLKDEKSKINVVMFRSYFDKVKFRPEEGMKVYVTGYVSVYGPQGSYQFYAESMEPAGLGALYEQLQQLQAKLAKEGLFAPEHKKKLPHFPDHIAVITSASGAVIHDILVTANRRFPHAEVDLFPAQVQGERAKDSLVAAMKQIVSYGDKYDVLIIGRGGGSLEDLWPFNEEEVVRQVYAMPMPVISSVGHETDTTLCDLVADSRAATPTAAAEYATPNLTDELANIHQLQSSLLSSMQNVIRIRRDALERINNSVIMREPTRLYDEQAQTLDMLRERLNNNMMHQLERIRQRYQLSKQALLSTDLSGQIAQMLQQEDFYHQKLFINIKGVLREKRQQLGQVGQQLSDYSPLQTLNRGYTYATNAQDQTVSSVAQLKKKDEINLHFKDGQAQAIIKSVRKLENGNEE, from the coding sequence ATGGCAGATAATAAGTATCTTACTGTTACGGATTTGAATTATTACATTACCCAAAAATTTAAAAATGATCCGTATCTGCATAAAGTCTTTTTGCAGGGAGAACTATCTAATTTTCGCTTTCGGCGTAATTCACACCAGTATTTTTCATTAAAAGATGAAAAATCTAAGATTAATGTGGTAATGTTTCGTTCCTACTTTGATAAGGTCAAGTTTAGACCAGAAGAAGGAATGAAAGTGTATGTTACTGGTTATGTTAGTGTCTATGGTCCGCAAGGTTCATATCAGTTTTATGCAGAATCAATGGAACCAGCTGGACTTGGGGCCTTATATGAGCAGTTGCAGCAACTGCAAGCTAAGTTAGCTAAGGAAGGTTTGTTTGCTCCTGAACATAAAAAGAAATTGCCCCATTTTCCAGATCATATTGCTGTGATCACGAGTGCTTCAGGAGCGGTGATTCATGATATTTTAGTTACAGCTAATCGACGTTTTCCGCATGCTGAAGTAGATTTGTTTCCAGCTCAAGTTCAAGGGGAGCGGGCCAAAGATTCATTAGTGGCAGCAATGAAGCAAATTGTTTCGTATGGTGATAAGTACGATGTTCTAATTATTGGGCGTGGTGGTGGTTCACTCGAGGATTTGTGGCCCTTTAATGAAGAAGAAGTTGTCCGGCAAGTTTATGCAATGCCAATGCCGGTAATTTCATCAGTTGGTCATGAAACAGATACTACTCTATGTGATTTAGTTGCTGATAGTCGGGCCGCAACACCGACAGCAGCAGCAGAATATGCGACGCCGAACTTAACAGACGAATTAGCAAATATTCATCAATTACAGAGTAGTTTGCTGTCCAGTATGCAAAATGTGATTCGTATTCGGCGAGATGCACTTGAGCGCATTAATAATTCGGTAATTATGCGGGAGCCAACGCGGTTATATGATGAGCAGGCACAGACGCTCGATATGTTGCGTGAACGGTTAAATAATAATATGATGCACCAATTGGAGCGCATCCGGCAACGTTATCAATTATCTAAGCAAGCATTGCTAAGTACTGATCTAAGTGGTCAAATTGCGCAGATGCTGCAACAAGAAGATTTTTATCATCAAAAATTGTTTATTAATATCAAAGGTGTTTTGCGTGAGAAGCGACAGCAATTAGGTCAAGTAGGCCAGCAATTAAGTGATTATAGCCCGTTGCAGACATTGAACCGTGGTTATACTTATGCAACTAATGCCCAAGATCAAACTGTGAGCTCGGTAGCCCAACTTAAAAAGAAAGATGAAATTAATCTTCATTTTAAAGATGGTCAGGCGCAGGCAATTATTAAGTCAGTGAGGAAATTAGAAAATGGCAACGAAGAATAA
- a CDS encoding polyprenyl synthetase family protein — protein sequence MNFNEFRVKWTPVIDTYLTEHLASEIDDAKISQIMAYSVMAGGKRLRPLLFLATLAALGKDINQPEIQIASGIELIHTYSLIHDDLPAMDNDDYRRGKLTSHKKWGEAEAILAGDALLPLGIEWIVSGSHSTKLVKIITQAVGPNGMVGGQYLDIDSTNNASVADDRQFINRMEWLKTGCLIMACVEMAATYAGADETSKKKLMSFAHDFGRSYQIYDDLVDVVETSEEAGKATHKDQEEGKNNTLTLLGVDQSRQELRGLIKHAQASVADLNSDVLLGFLALYQKVL from the coding sequence ATGAATTTTAACGAATTTAGAGTAAAGTGGACACCAGTTATTGACACATATTTAACCGAGCATTTAGCAAGTGAGATTGATGATGCTAAAATCAGTCAGATTATGGCTTATTCAGTAATGGCTGGAGGCAAAAGGCTGCGACCATTATTGTTCTTAGCAACTTTAGCGGCATTAGGTAAGGATATTAACCAGCCAGAAATTCAAATTGCTAGTGGAATTGAATTAATTCATACTTATTCATTAATTCATGATGATTTACCGGCAATGGATAATGATGACTATCGGCGCGGTAAGTTAACTAGTCATAAAAAGTGGGGCGAAGCCGAGGCAATATTAGCTGGGGATGCGCTTTTACCATTAGGAATTGAATGGATTGTGTCAGGTAGTCACTCAACAAAATTAGTAAAAATAATTACTCAAGCAGTTGGCCCTAACGGCATGGTTGGCGGACAATATCTAGATATTGATTCAACTAATAATGCTAGTGTTGCAGATGATAGACAGTTCATTAACCGAATGGAATGGCTTAAAACTGGTTGTTTAATCATGGCTTGTGTTGAAATGGCAGCAACTTATGCTGGCGCGGATGAGACAAGCAAAAAGAAATTAATGTCATTTGCACATGATTTTGGCCGGTCATATCAGATTTATGATGACCTCGTTGATGTGGTTGAAACAAGTGAAGAAGCCGGTAAGGCAACGCATAAGGATCAAGAAGAGGGGAAGAATAATACGCTGACTCTTCTTGGAGTAGATCAAAGTCGGCAAGAGTTGCGAGGCTTAATTAAACATGCGCAAGCTAGTGTCGCAGATTTGAATAGCGATGTTTTGTTAGGTTTTCTTGCTTTATATCAGAAGGTGTTGTAA